One Setaria viridis chromosome 5, Setaria_viridis_v4.0, whole genome shotgun sequence genomic region harbors:
- the LOC117855724 gene encoding cytochrome c oxidase subunit 5C, translating into MSTTAHKVATHAAARTKTAGRRPPSVLREIAYGMGLGLFAGYLWKLHHWSNQRRTREFYSLLDQGKITVVADEPPRTGADD; encoded by the coding sequence ATGTCGACGACGGCGCACAAGGTGGCGACgcacgcggcggcgaggacgaagacggcggggaggcggccgccGAGCGTGCTGAGGGAGATCGCGTACGGCATGGGCCTGGGCCTCTTCGCGGGTTACCTGTGGAAGCTGCACCACTGGAGCAACCAGCGCCGCACCCGCGAGTTCTACAGCCTGCTCGACCAGGGCAAGATCAccgtcgtcgccgacgagccgccgcgcACCGGAGCCGACGACTGA